Proteins co-encoded in one Natronorubrum daqingense genomic window:
- the truA gene encoding tRNA pseudouridine(38-40) synthase TruA has protein sequence MRKRAFRIAYDGTGYYGFQRQPDVPTVEGAIFDALVTLEVLSPDANKPAGYAAAGRTDAGVSALAQTVAFEAPDWLTPRALNGELPADVRAWAASDAPSDFHATHDAVRREYTYHLYAPRDSSLPSDEGEDAFDDDRFHAACDALSGHHDVHNLTPDDHNTERAPTLEAARDGPYFVVTVSAGGFARELVRRLVSLARSIAVGEAPLEKVDRVFAPEALPGHEGVAPAPPEPLVLTDVEYPDLVFERDDRAASSAREIFEARRIDRRTAGRVAGQLADGVGGL, from the coding sequence ATGCGCAAGCGCGCCTTTCGGATCGCCTACGACGGCACCGGATACTACGGTTTCCAGCGCCAGCCCGACGTACCGACCGTCGAGGGCGCAATTTTCGACGCGCTCGTCACGCTCGAGGTCCTCTCGCCCGACGCCAACAAGCCGGCGGGCTACGCCGCCGCGGGCCGAACGGACGCCGGCGTCTCCGCGCTCGCACAGACGGTCGCGTTCGAGGCACCCGACTGGCTCACCCCGCGCGCCCTAAACGGCGAACTCCCCGCCGACGTTCGGGCCTGGGCGGCGAGCGACGCGCCGTCGGACTTTCACGCGACGCACGACGCCGTCCGTCGGGAGTACACGTACCACCTGTACGCCCCGCGGGACTCGAGTCTACCGTCCGACGAGGGCGAAGACGCGTTCGACGACGACCGGTTTCACGCCGCCTGCGACGCCCTCTCCGGGCACCACGACGTCCACAACCTCACGCCGGACGACCACAACACCGAGCGCGCGCCGACGCTCGAGGCCGCCCGCGACGGCCCTTACTTCGTCGTCACCGTCAGCGCGGGGGGCTTCGCTCGCGAACTCGTCCGGCGACTCGTCTCGCTCGCTCGCTCGATCGCGGTCGGCGAGGCCCCACTCGAGAAGGTCGATCGCGTGTTCGCGCCCGAGGCGTTGCCCGGCCACGAGGGCGTCGCCCCCGCGCCGCCGGAGCCGCTCGTTCTCACCGATGTCGAGTATCCGGACCTCGTGTTCGAGCGCGACGACCGGGCGGCCTCGAGCGCTCGAGAAATCTTCGAGGCGCGACGGATCGACCGACGGACGGCCGGACGCGTGGCGGGCCAACTCGCCGACGGCGTCGGCGGCTTGTAA
- a CDS encoding NifU family protein: MSESAPQSSEDEVRADVSMFLQRNFPQIQAHGGDSSITEVDLEAGHVEINLSGACSGCGVSPMTTQAIQRRLPNDVEEIETVSVSTGFDGLTEGTGREISDDVPF, translated from the coding sequence ATGAGTGAATCCGCCCCGCAGTCGTCAGAAGACGAGGTTCGAGCGGACGTATCGATGTTCCTCCAGCGGAATTTTCCACAGATTCAGGCCCACGGCGGCGATTCCTCGATCACCGAGGTCGATCTCGAGGCGGGTCACGTGGAGATCAATCTGAGCGGTGCCTGTAGTGGCTGTGGCGTCTCTCCGATGACGACGCAGGCGATTCAACGACGGCTGCCCAACGACGTCGAGGAAATCGAGACCGTCTCGGTGAGCACGGGCTTCGACGGCCTGACCGAAGGTACCGGGCGTGAAATCTCGGACGACGTTCCGTTCTAA
- a CDS encoding PAS domain S-box protein, translating to MSDLGDGTRSDADIDSELLHARSFRTLAENVSESVYQLDSDGHFLAVNDAFVEASGYDRDTLLGEHVSLVVDGPTRSRLEDGIRSSLEGEDETSETGETDETDETDESLEFVIETTGGKRVSGEATVEGLRIGGEFAGSVGVVRDLEGDDDSGGHQRPAVSASEPIPSVMDEADIGVFVLDESFDIAWINGTIETYFGIDRAKVVGQNKPTVIDETIKDNFADPETFATNVLATYEDNTYVEEFECRITGGDGREDRWLEHRSKPIDSGRYAGGRIELYYDVTQRKESERAQLESEQRFQSLVDAVEEYAIFMLDTEGNIVSWNGGAEQIKGYEAEDVLGEHISLFYTEADRKNGIPERNLKRARERGSVENEGWRVRADGAEFWANVTITAIRNDGELQGFAKVTRDMSDRRERERQLQRERDLTEQILETSPVGIAVVNRDGTTNRANERMADLLGLSGSNMTAYTAGQREMFDADGQLVPVDDRPASRVFETGQPVYDREIRLELPDEQQRWLSVNATPITDDRGEPEQVVTTATDITDLKKLIERRKRKLKEREKELAAVQLATDLLETGDQPVDELLDEFVSKLPQSFHAPELTDARVTFGRHEATTDGYEPLERSITAHSATASGTRIAIDVVTRHETDESFVAEERELIDTVATLLTFHFERQEYIDELRAETRRLEQFAYAASHDLQEPLRMVSSYLQLIENRYGDDLDEDGRDFLAFAVDGAERMREMIQGLLAYSRIETRGSPLAPVDLDTVLEEVIADLEVRLEESGTTVNAESLPTVEGDASQLRRVFQNVLDNAIEYSEGEPQISVSAARTHDEWTVTVEDEGIGIDPDDAERIFEVFTRLHSRSEYDGTGIGLALCRRIIERHGGEIWVESEPGEGAAFSFTLPAV from the coding sequence ATGAGTGATCTGGGGGATGGGACACGGTCGGACGCCGATATCGACAGTGAACTACTCCATGCACGATCCTTCCGAACGCTCGCCGAAAACGTATCGGAGAGCGTCTATCAACTGGATTCGGACGGCCACTTTCTTGCGGTCAACGACGCGTTCGTCGAGGCGAGCGGATACGACCGCGACACGCTGCTCGGTGAACACGTCTCACTCGTCGTCGATGGGCCAACGCGCTCGCGACTCGAGGACGGAATTCGCTCGTCGCTCGAGGGCGAGGACGAGACGAGCGAGACGGGCGAGACGGACGAGACGGACGAGACGGACGAGTCACTCGAGTTCGTAATCGAAACGACCGGTGGGAAACGGGTATCGGGTGAGGCGACGGTCGAAGGGCTTCGCATCGGTGGAGAGTTTGCCGGGAGTGTTGGCGTCGTTCGTGACCTCGAAGGTGATGACGATTCTGGCGGCCACCAGCGACCGGCGGTGAGCGCGAGTGAACCGATTCCGTCGGTCATGGACGAGGCCGACATCGGCGTGTTCGTCCTCGACGAATCGTTCGATATCGCGTGGATCAACGGGACGATCGAGACGTACTTCGGAATCGACCGGGCCAAGGTCGTCGGTCAGAACAAGCCGACGGTCATCGACGAGACGATCAAGGACAACTTTGCCGACCCCGAAACGTTCGCGACGAACGTCCTCGCGACCTACGAGGACAACACGTACGTCGAGGAGTTCGAGTGTCGAATCACGGGCGGCGATGGCCGTGAGGATCGGTGGCTCGAGCATCGGAGCAAACCGATCGATTCGGGCCGATACGCGGGAGGGCGGATCGAACTGTACTACGACGTGACGCAGCGAAAGGAGTCAGAACGGGCCCAACTCGAGAGCGAGCAACGATTTCAATCGCTGGTAGACGCAGTCGAAGAGTACGCGATTTTCATGCTCGACACGGAGGGCAACATCGTGAGCTGGAACGGTGGTGCCGAACAGATCAAGGGCTACGAGGCCGAGGACGTCCTCGGCGAGCACATCTCGCTGTTTTATACGGAAGCGGATCGGAAAAACGGCATTCCCGAGCGAAACCTCAAACGGGCGAGAGAACGCGGTTCGGTCGAAAACGAAGGCTGGCGCGTCCGAGCAGACGGAGCCGAGTTCTGGGCGAACGTGACGATTACCGCGATTCGAAACGACGGCGAATTGCAGGGGTTCGCGAAGGTTACGCGGGATATGTCCGATCGACGAGAGCGCGAACGACAACTCCAGCGCGAACGCGACCTCACGGAGCAAATCCTCGAGACGAGTCCGGTCGGAATCGCCGTCGTCAACCGCGATGGAACGACAAACCGGGCGAACGAACGGATGGCCGACTTGCTCGGATTGTCGGGATCGAATATGACGGCTTACACCGCGGGGCAACGGGAGATGTTCGACGCGGACGGACAGCTCGTTCCGGTCGACGATCGACCTGCGAGTCGCGTCTTCGAGACGGGACAGCCGGTGTACGACAGGGAGATTCGTCTCGAGCTACCCGACGAGCAACAGCGCTGGCTTTCCGTCAACGCGACGCCGATCACCGACGACCGAGGAGAGCCCGAGCAGGTGGTCACGACAGCGACGGACATTACGGATCTCAAGAAGTTAATCGAGCGCCGGAAACGTAAACTCAAGGAGCGAGAGAAGGAACTCGCCGCCGTCCAACTCGCCACGGACTTACTCGAGACCGGCGACCAGCCGGTCGACGAACTGCTCGACGAGTTCGTGTCGAAGCTTCCTCAGTCCTTTCACGCACCGGAACTCACTGACGCGCGGGTCACATTCGGCAGGCACGAGGCGACGACCGATGGGTACGAACCCCTCGAACGGTCGATTACGGCCCACAGCGCGACGGCCAGTGGAACGCGAATTGCAATCGACGTGGTCACCCGACACGAAACCGACGAGTCGTTTGTCGCCGAGGAGCGAGAGTTGATCGACACGGTAGCGACCCTGTTGACCTTTCACTTCGAGCGCCAGGAGTACATCGACGAGTTGCGTGCGGAAACCAGACGACTGGAACAGTTCGCCTACGCGGCCAGTCACGACCTGCAGGAACCGCTGCGGATGGTCTCGAGTTACCTCCAACTCATCGAGAATCGGTACGGAGACGACCTCGACGAGGACGGCCGCGACTTCCTCGCGTTCGCCGTCGACGGTGCCGAACGCATGCGAGAGATGATTCAGGGGCTGCTCGCGTACTCTCGCATCGAAACGCGGGGCAGTCCGTTGGCGCCGGTCGATCTCGATACGGTCCTCGAGGAGGTAATCGCCGACCTCGAGGTTCGACTCGAAGAAAGTGGTACAACGGTGAACGCGGAGTCGCTTCCGACGGTCGAGGGAGACGCCAGTCAGTTACGGCGAGTCTTCCAGAACGTCCTCGACAACGCGATCGAGTACAGCGAGGGAGAGCCACAAATATCCGTCTCGGCCGCTCGAACGCACGATGAGTGGACGGTCACCGTCGAAGACGAGGGAATCGGCATCGACCCGGACGACGCAGAGCGGATCTTCGAGGTGTTCACGCGACTGCACAGTCGGAGTGAGTACGACGGAACCGGTATCGGCCTTGCACTCTGTCGGCGCATCATCGAACGCCACGGCGGAGAGATCTGGGTCGAGTCGGAACCCGGCGAGGGAGCAGCCTTCTCGTTCACGCTACCGGCCGTCTAA
- a CDS encoding M28 family metallopeptidase: protein MDDERLGDDADHLALALGRAWSDDRGWELLTKLTELPHRMGGSPGERRAADLVGEAFSVAGLADVQQAEFPMQHWERGTTELAVLDTVGGDGESESGRSFEAIALPYAPAGDVRGELVDVGYGTPAELEEIDLQGKIAVASTTTPSGQRFVHRMEKFGHAVAAGADAFVFANHIPGQLPPTGALKFDAEAAMPGVGVSAETHDWLREYADRGARARIRVDASTEPGSSQNVHGTLGPDTDEEVLVVAHYDAHDTSEGALDNGCGIATVAGASAILAELEADLECRVRVAGVGCEEIGLLGAEALAEELDLESIRAVINVDGAGRFRTLRAYSHGSTAIEAMAEEVTDAAGQPVSHEPDPHPFSDHWPFLREGVPALQLHSEPPEGAERGRGWGHTAADTRDKVDPRNLREHAMLTALLVRDATRRQLPRRDERDLREQLQSQSYEPGMRAADIWPRSWDDSSDT from the coding sequence ATGGACGACGAACGTTTGGGTGACGACGCCGATCACCTCGCTCTCGCGCTCGGCCGTGCGTGGAGTGACGACCGGGGCTGGGAGTTGCTGACGAAGCTCACCGAACTTCCCCACCGAATGGGGGGCTCGCCCGGGGAGCGACGAGCCGCCGACCTCGTCGGCGAGGCGTTTTCCGTCGCCGGCCTCGCGGACGTACAGCAAGCGGAGTTCCCGATGCAACACTGGGAACGGGGGACGACGGAACTCGCCGTTCTGGATACCGTAGGAGGAGACGGCGAGTCCGAGTCGGGACGCTCGTTCGAGGCGATCGCGCTGCCCTACGCGCCGGCGGGGGACGTCCGAGGGGAACTGGTCGACGTCGGTTACGGAACCCCGGCGGAACTCGAGGAGATCGACCTGCAGGGGAAAATTGCGGTCGCGAGCACGACGACGCCGTCCGGGCAGCGATTCGTTCACCGGATGGAGAAGTTCGGTCACGCGGTCGCTGCCGGTGCCGACGCGTTCGTCTTCGCGAACCACATTCCCGGCCAGTTGCCGCCGACGGGGGCGTTGAAGTTCGACGCCGAAGCCGCGATGCCGGGAGTCGGCGTCAGCGCTGAAACCCACGACTGGCTCCGCGAGTACGCCGACCGCGGCGCTCGAGCCCGGATCCGCGTCGACGCGTCGACCGAACCGGGCTCGAGTCAGAACGTCCACGGCACGCTCGGGCCGGACACGGACGAGGAGGTGCTCGTCGTCGCCCACTACGACGCCCACGACACGTCGGAAGGGGCGCTCGACAATGGCTGTGGCATCGCGACCGTTGCGGGGGCGAGTGCGATCCTCGCCGAACTCGAAGCCGACCTCGAGTGTCGGGTTCGCGTCGCCGGCGTCGGCTGCGAGGAGATCGGCTTGCTGGGTGCCGAGGCGCTGGCCGAGGAACTCGACCTCGAGTCGATTCGGGCAGTGATCAACGTCGACGGTGCGGGTCGCTTTCGGACGCTTCGGGCGTACTCACACGGCTCCACGGCGATCGAAGCGATGGCCGAGGAAGTCACGGACGCGGCCGGACAGCCGGTTTCTCACGAGCCGGATCCACATCCGTTCAGCGATCACTGGCCGTTCCTTCGCGAGGGCGTCCCGGCGCTCCAGTTACACAGCGAGCCGCCCGAAGGGGCCGAGCGGGGGCGCGGGTGGGGGCACACGGCGGCGGACACGCGCGACAAGGTCGATCCGCGGAATCTCCGAGAGCACGCCATGCTGACGGCGTTGTTGGTTCGGGACGCGACGCGCCGTCAGCTCCCGCGTCGTGACGAGCGCGACCTCCGCGAACAGTTGCAATCGCAGTCCTACGAACCGGGAATGCGCGCCGCTGACATCTGGCCTCGATCGTGGGACGATTCATCTGACACGTAA
- the pepF gene encoding oligoendopeptidase F gives MSSVPERSAVDEADTWDLESIYASDEEWEAAYESVAERVDDLAAYEGQTTDDASTLLEVFELRDEVMREVAMVASYARMRRDEDTTNQQYQALTARAQSLAADAQSAASFIEPELQELTREEFESMAGSEPALETYDHYVDDILRMKPHTRSAEVEALLADLSEVTGATGEVYTMLSNADMSFPTVEDPSGEPIEITQSNLTNLLKRPEREFRRTVYEAYFDEWSDVRNTVASSYKNSVKADVKLAQARNYDSAREAALDGPNVPVDVYDTLVDSVNDNLDKLHRHAELKRHALEVDDLQMWDVYMPVTGGESPDLEYEQASEYVVEALAPLGEAYQSRVAEGLESRWVDVYENEGKQSGAYSGGTYDTQPFILMNYQNDISSMYTLAHELGHSMHSQLTKDEQPFIYSNYEIFVAEVASTVNEALLTNHLLETVDDPQFRTHVLNEFAERVRSTLYRQTLFAEFEHEAHRLEETGEPLTADRLDEVYRGLKEAYYEPAVIDDRIAREWMRIPHFYRAFYVYQYATGISAALAIVDDVLPDGPGSDPNRDAAEDYLEFLRQGSREYPLELLRIAGVDMSTSDPIDRALETYGKRLEELEQLVA, from the coding sequence ATGAGTTCCGTTCCCGAACGATCTGCGGTCGACGAGGCCGATACCTGGGACCTCGAGAGTATTTACGCCTCCGACGAGGAGTGGGAGGCTGCGTACGAATCGGTCGCCGAGCGAGTCGACGACCTCGCCGCCTACGAGGGCCAGACGACCGACGACGCGAGCACCCTTCTCGAGGTCTTCGAACTCCGTGACGAGGTCATGCGCGAGGTGGCGATGGTCGCCTCCTACGCTCGCATGCGTCGCGACGAAGATACGACGAATCAACAGTACCAGGCCCTGACTGCACGCGCACAATCGCTCGCAGCCGACGCCCAGTCCGCGGCGTCGTTCATCGAACCGGAACTCCAGGAGTTGACTCGCGAGGAGTTCGAGTCGATGGCCGGTTCCGAACCCGCTCTCGAGACATACGACCACTACGTCGACGACATCCTGCGGATGAAACCGCACACGCGCTCGGCGGAGGTCGAGGCCCTGCTGGCCGACCTGAGCGAGGTCACGGGAGCGACGGGCGAAGTGTACACCATGCTCTCGAACGCGGACATGTCGTTCCCGACGGTCGAAGATCCCTCGGGCGAACCGATCGAGATTACCCAGAGCAACCTCACGAACCTGCTCAAACGACCGGAGCGGGAGTTCCGTCGGACGGTCTACGAGGCCTACTTCGACGAGTGGAGCGACGTTCGCAACACGGTCGCTTCGTCCTACAAGAACAGCGTCAAAGCCGACGTCAAGCTGGCGCAGGCTCGAAACTACGACAGCGCCCGCGAAGCAGCCCTCGACGGCCCGAACGTCCCCGTCGACGTCTACGACACGCTCGTCGACAGCGTCAACGACAACCTCGACAAACTCCACCGCCACGCCGAACTCAAGCGCCACGCACTCGAGGTGGACGACCTTCAGATGTGGGACGTCTACATGCCCGTCACCGGCGGCGAGAGCCCCGACCTCGAGTACGAACAGGCGAGTGAGTACGTCGTCGAGGCGCTCGCACCACTCGGCGAGGCGTACCAATCTCGCGTCGCCGAGGGCCTCGAGTCGCGCTGGGTCGACGTCTACGAGAACGAGGGCAAACAATCCGGCGCGTACTCCGGTGGCACCTACGACACCCAGCCGTTCATCCTGATGAACTATCAGAACGATATCTCCTCGATGTACACGCTGGCACACGAACTCGGCCACTCGATGCACTCTCAGTTGACGAAAGACGAACAGCCCTTCATCTACTCGAACTACGAAATCTTCGTCGCCGAGGTCGCCAGCACGGTCAACGAGGCCCTGCTGACGAACCACCTCCTCGAGACCGTCGACGACCCCCAGTTCCGCACGCACGTTCTCAACGAGTTCGCAGAACGCGTCCGCTCGACGCTCTACCGACAGACGCTCTTCGCCGAGTTCGAACACGAAGCACACCGACTCGAAGAGACTGGAGAGCCACTCACGGCAGACCGACTCGACGAGGTCTATCGCGGACTCAAAGAAGCGTACTACGAACCCGCCGTCATCGACGACCGCATCGCTCGCGAGTGGATGCGTATCCCCCACTTCTACCGCGCGTTCTACGTCTACCAGTACGCGACCGGCATCTCCGCCGCACTCGCCATCGTCGACGACGTGCTCCCCGACGGCCCCGGCAGCGACCCGAACCGCGACGCCGCCGAGGACTACCTCGAGTTCCTCCGACAGGGCTCTCGAGAGTACCCCCTCGAATTACTCCGGATCGCCGGCGTCGACATGAGCACGTCCGATCCGATCGATCGGGCGCTCGAGACGTACGGGAAGCGACTCGAGGAACTCGAGCAGTTAGTGGCGTAG
- a CDS encoding L-lactate permease, with product MPPVDLVYWSVAAIPLALLMVTLVVLRWKAHEAASVGMFAAILIAFSVYEMDLSGLAVASAAGVWEAVPILYIIIPALIFYHVIDRARGFDALREQVKSFTENELFLVLVAGWVFVSFMQSITGFGTPIVVAAPILLALGVKPVYAVAIPLIGHAWANTFGTLGVAWVTLEGVVEMQDVLLTAVSAGVLLWVVNIIAGVTIAYIYGRGEAVRYALPMVVVISLVHGGGQLLGIYFWEPAFANFFAATLALLALAPLSRFSRYATPVDGIETRPAMIEDFSNLRSETPTPAVTDGGEQLATSAPETGSHSDDGLMSLKFAAIPFAVLAALAFITGAVEPLGEALGAVELVAPLPGVETGFGVEVAALSAADDGLAVLNYPGAFLLVSSLVAYIAYRYTGHYAEASRRSDHSVEGFTTVVLRTAIPASVAVVGFLVMALVMDYSGQVTVLAQGLALVATSDTYGFLSPLIGALGSFMTSSNTASNILFGGLQYETANSLGTNESWILAGQTAGGAIGNAISPANVILGTTAVGIVGREGDVLRKVIPWVGAVCAFIGILIVLATAIGLMGAI from the coding sequence ATGCCACCTGTTGATCTGGTTTACTGGAGCGTTGCCGCCATCCCGCTCGCACTCCTCATGGTTACGTTGGTCGTCCTCCGGTGGAAGGCACACGAAGCGGCCTCGGTGGGGATGTTCGCTGCGATACTCATTGCGTTTAGCGTCTACGAGATGGATCTCTCCGGACTTGCGGTTGCCAGTGCAGCCGGCGTCTGGGAGGCAGTTCCCATTCTGTACATCATCATCCCGGCGCTGATATTTTACCACGTTATCGACCGAGCACGCGGCTTCGACGCGCTCCGCGAACAGGTCAAATCGTTCACCGAGAACGAATTGTTCCTCGTCCTCGTGGCGGGCTGGGTGTTCGTCTCGTTCATGCAGTCTATCACCGGCTTCGGGACGCCGATCGTAGTCGCCGCACCGATCCTGCTCGCACTCGGCGTCAAACCGGTGTACGCGGTTGCAATTCCCTTGATCGGACACGCGTGGGCGAACACGTTCGGAACACTCGGTGTCGCCTGGGTGACCTTAGAAGGCGTCGTCGAGATGCAGGACGTTCTGCTCACGGCCGTCAGCGCCGGAGTCTTGCTCTGGGTCGTGAACATCATCGCCGGTGTGACCATCGCCTACATTTACGGGAGAGGCGAGGCGGTCAGGTACGCACTCCCGATGGTCGTCGTGATCTCCCTGGTCCACGGGGGCGGACAGCTCCTCGGGATCTACTTCTGGGAACCCGCGTTCGCGAACTTCTTCGCGGCGACGCTCGCGTTGCTCGCACTCGCCCCGCTCTCGAGATTCTCGCGCTACGCCACGCCGGTCGATGGCATCGAGACGCGTCCTGCGATGATCGAGGACTTCTCTAACTTGCGTTCTGAGACCCCGACACCAGCGGTCACCGATGGTGGGGAACAGCTAGCGACGTCAGCTCCTGAAACTGGCTCGCACTCCGATGACGGTCTCATGAGCCTGAAGTTCGCCGCTATTCCCTTCGCCGTCCTCGCGGCTCTCGCTTTCATCACGGGTGCCGTTGAACCCCTCGGTGAGGCGTTGGGTGCTGTCGAACTCGTTGCCCCCCTTCCGGGTGTCGAAACCGGATTCGGGGTCGAAGTAGCGGCGTTGAGCGCAGCCGACGACGGGCTCGCGGTGTTGAACTATCCCGGCGCGTTCTTGTTGGTGAGTTCGCTTGTCGCGTACATCGCCTACCGGTACACGGGTCACTACGCGGAAGCCAGCAGACGAAGCGATCACTCGGTCGAAGGATTCACGACGGTCGTCCTCCGAACCGCGATTCCCGCATCCGTTGCGGTCGTCGGCTTCCTGGTTATGGCTCTCGTCATGGACTACAGCGGACAGGTAACCGTGCTCGCACAGGGGCTGGCCCTGGTCGCAACGTCCGATACCTACGGATTCCTCTCTCCGCTCATCGGGGCTCTGGGCTCGTTCATGACCTCGAGTAACACGGCGTCGAACATCCTCTTCGGCGGCCTCCAGTACGAGACTGCGAACTCCCTCGGAACGAACGAGTCCTGGATCCTCGCCGGGCAAACCGCTGGTGGTGCTATCGGGAACGCGATATCACCAGCGAACGTCATCCTGGGGACGACAGCCGTCGGGATCGTCGGCCGAGAGGGCGACGTCCTTCGAAAAGTGATTCCCTGGGTTGGTGCTGTTTGCGCTTTCATCGGCATCCTGATCGTTTTGGCCACCGCTATCGGACTCATGGGGGCGATCTAA
- the ggt gene encoding gamma-glutamyltransferase has translation MITTPHTLASTTGLDVLRDGGSAVDAAIAANATLCVAYPHMAGLGGDGFWLLADDEVSAINASGPAAEAATRAYYRDREHDSIPERGSESVLTVPGAVDGWRLAHERHGSLSWHRLFEDAIAHARDGVPVTADLARWIAIDRDVLREDRLAAATFLRNGHAPDAGTILRQPALANSLERIAQHGPRDGFYDGPLAVEFCAGIGDGSPLAPTDFREYSAEWVTPLSVEYRGYTAHALPPNTQGLAALQLLGLLEGFDVEEWGDGTVDYYHHLAEAVKVAFADRDAWVTDPDSIDLPAETLLSSAYLDDRRELIDRDTTLPADLEPGIAPDGSNPAAQNAGGDTCYLSVVDSDGMAVSLIQSIYYDFGSATIAGNTGLIPQNRGSFFSLEDDHVNRLEPGKRTFHTLTPAMLTDGGDPRLVYGTMGGEGQPQTQAALVTRLVDFGYDVQQAIEAPRWLFGRTWGDASRSLSLEGRIPDNVAVGLEKRGQPVAMARKYDDTMGHAAAIWLHEDGSLEGGADPRGDGAAIGY, from the coding sequence ATGATCACAACCCCCCACACCCTCGCGAGCACCACCGGTCTCGACGTGCTCCGCGACGGGGGTTCGGCTGTCGACGCGGCGATCGCAGCCAATGCGACGCTGTGCGTCGCGTACCCCCACATGGCCGGACTCGGCGGCGATGGCTTCTGGCTCCTCGCCGACGACGAAGTGAGCGCGATCAACGCCAGCGGTCCGGCCGCCGAGGCCGCGACCCGAGCGTACTATCGGGATCGGGAGCACGATTCGATTCCGGAGCGCGGGAGCGAGTCCGTCCTCACCGTCCCGGGTGCGGTCGACGGCTGGCGACTCGCCCACGAAAGACACGGCTCGCTCTCGTGGCATCGACTGTTTGAGGACGCCATCGCGCACGCTCGAGACGGCGTCCCGGTCACCGCTGATCTCGCACGATGGATTGCCATCGATCGGGACGTGCTCAGAGAGGACCGCCTCGCTGCGGCAACGTTCCTTCGGAACGGTCACGCCCCGGACGCCGGGACGATTCTTCGCCAACCGGCCCTGGCGAACTCGCTCGAACGGATCGCCCAACACGGCCCTCGAGACGGGTTTTACGACGGTCCACTCGCGGTGGAGTTCTGCGCGGGAATCGGGGACGGCTCGCCGCTCGCGCCGACCGACTTTCGCGAGTACAGCGCCGAGTGGGTGACCCCGCTCAGCGTGGAGTACCGCGGCTACACCGCTCACGCTCTCCCGCCGAATACGCAGGGGCTCGCCGCCCTCCAACTCCTCGGCCTGCTCGAGGGGTTCGACGTCGAGGAGTGGGGCGACGGCACCGTCGACTACTACCACCACCTCGCGGAGGCGGTCAAGGTGGCGTTCGCCGACCGGGACGCGTGGGTGACCGATCCCGACAGTATCGACCTTCCCGCGGAGACGTTGTTGTCGTCAGCGTATCTCGACGACAGGCGGGAACTGATCGACCGCGACACCACGTTGCCAGCCGACCTCGAGCCCGGAATCGCCCCCGACGGCTCGAATCCGGCCGCCCAGAACGCCGGCGGCGACACGTGTTATCTGTCGGTCGTCGATTCGGACGGAATGGCAGTGTCGCTCATCCAGTCGATCTACTACGACTTCGGAAGCGCAACGATCGCCGGCAACACTGGACTCATCCCACAAAATCGCGGCTCCTTCTTCTCGCTCGAGGACGACCACGTCAACCGTCTCGAGCCCGGAAAGCGGACGTTCCACACGCTCACCCCGGCGATGCTGACCGACGGTGGCGACCCCCGACTCGTCTACGGGACGATGGGTGGCGAGGGCCAGCCCCAGACGCAGGCGGCGCTCGTCACGCGACTCGTCGACTTCGGCTACGACGTCCAACAGGCGATCGAAGCGCCGCGGTGGCTGTTCGGCCGAACGTGGGGCGACGCGTCTCGCTCGCTGTCGCTCGAGGGTCGAATCCCCGATAACGTCGCTGTGGGACTCGAGAAACGCGGTCAACCCGTGGCGATGGCACGAAAGTACGACGATACGATGGGACACGCTGCGGCGATTTGGCTCCACGAAGACGGGTCGCTCGAAGGAGGCGCAGACCCACGCGGAGATGGCGCAGCGATCGGATACTGA